The following coding sequences lie in one Bacteroidota bacterium genomic window:
- a CDS encoding DUF5606 domain-containing protein yields MDLSGIISIAGMSGLFKVIAQTKNGLIVESLIDKKRVQAFSTHKISALEDVSIYSTGDDVPLKDVFQKIYDKEKGGACIDHKSADAELKKYFKAAFAEYDEERVYVSDIKKVLNWYNALQKDGLLEKKAETDAEKAKVKAPVADAKGAVKTVKDTGPKTVKTASSKVKVQGVRKSGVA; encoded by the coding sequence ATGGATTTAAGTGGAATTATTTCAATTGCAGGAATGAGCGGACTTTTTAAAGTTATCGCTCAAACAAAAAACGGATTAATTGTTGAATCATTAATCGACAAAAAAAGAGTGCAAGCATTCTCTACACATAAAATCAGTGCGTTAGAAGATGTTAGTATTTACTCAACAGGTGATGATGTGCCTTTGAAAGACGTATTTCAAAAAATTTACGACAAAGAAAAAGGTGGAGCGTGTATTGATCATAAATCGGCTGATGCGGAATTGAAAAAATATTTCAAAGCTGCGTTTGCTGAATACGATGAAGAAAGAGTATACGTTTCGGATATCAAAAAAGTGTTGAATTGGTACAATGCACTTCAGAAAGATGGTTTGCTTGAAAAGAAGGCAGAAACTGATGCTGAAAAGGCAAAAGTAAAAGCACCTGTTGCGGATGCAAAAGGGGCTGTTAAAACAGTAAAGGATACTGGTCCTAAAACAGTGAAAACAGCCAGCTCAAAAGTAAAAGTACAAGGCGTTAGAAAATCCGGAGTTGCATAA